One Ranitomeya imitator isolate aRanImi1 chromosome 1, aRanImi1.pri, whole genome shotgun sequence DNA window includes the following coding sequences:
- the FGG gene encoding fibrinogen gamma chain isoform X1, whose protein sequence is MTRLYHQGVLFLQSILLFSSTYSSLVPNTDNCCILDDRFGEYCPTTCGVSDFLNTYYTEVDTDLQYFEGLLNQIRNDTTTTTVIVTDMQQVGTKPQAAPQGMKDPTQKSRTMLDEITRYERTITENERIIQELQEILNSNSQKITLLKQKISVLENQCQQPCKDTVEIQEFTGKDCQEVANKGARTSGLYYVKPLKAKQQFLVYCEIQPSGAAWTVLQRRLDGSVDFNKNWIQYKEGFGYLSPTDTTEYWLGNEKIHLLSTQSTTPYVLRIELEDWSGHKSVADYSTFRLGAEKDKYRLTYAYFLGGDAGDAFDGFDFGDDPSDKFYTSHNGMQFSTFDKDNDRFDGNCAEQDGSGWWMNRCHAGHLNGKYYPDGTYSESDTTGGYDNGIIWATWRSRWYSMKKASMKIIPLSRYGDNDDQQFSKDGKVGTQGRGDF, encoded by the exons ATGACACGATTGTACCACCAGGGTGTGCTATTCCTCCAGTCCATACTCCTCTTCTCCAGCACTTATTCT AGCCTGGTACCAAACACAGATAACTGCTGCATCCTAGATGACCGATTT GGGGAGTACTGTCCAACGACATGCGGAGTCTCAGACTTTCTAAACACATACTACACAGAAGTAGACACCGATCTGCAGTATTTCGAAGGGCTTCTAAATCAAATTAGAAATGACACGACGACAACTACCGTGATAGTGACTGACATGCAGCAAGTAGGGACAAAGCCCCAAGCAGCTCCTCAAG GGATGAAAGATCCTACACAGAAATCCAGAACTATGCTGGATGAGATTACAAGATATGAAAGGACAATTACAGAAAATGAGAGGATCATACA AGAACTACAAGAAATACTCAACTCAAACTCACAGAAGATTACCCTGCTGAAGCAGAAGATATCAGTTCTGGAGAACCAGTGCCAACAACCATGCAAAGATACTGTGGAAATACAGGAGTTCACAGGAAAAG attGTCAAGAAGTTGCAAATAAGGGAGCACGGACCAGCGGTCTCTACTATGTGAAGCCTCTAAAAGCCAAGCAGCAGTTCCTGGTTTATTGTGAAATTCAGCCGTCTGGCGCTGCGTGGACCGTTCTACAAAGG AGGCTTGATGGCAGTGTGGACTTCAATAAGAACTGGATCCAATATAAAGAAGGATTTGGATATTTGTCACCAACTGATACAACAGAGTATTGGCTTGGAAATGAAAAGATTCATCTACTCAGCACCCAAAGTACCACTCCATATGTTCTGAGGATAGAGCTAGAGGACTGGAGCGGCCATAAGAG TGTAGCAGACTATTCCACATTCAGACTGGGTGCTGAAAAGGATAAGTACCGGCTGACATATGCGTATTTCCTTGGTGGTGATGCTGGAGATGCATTTGATGGCTTTGATTTTGGAGATGATCCAAGTGACAAGTTCTACACCTCTCATAATGGCATGCAGTTCAGCACTTTTGACAAAGATAATGACAGATTTGATGGAAACTGTGCTGAGCAAGACGGATCTGGATGGTGGATGAACAGATGTCATGCTGGTCACCTCAATGGCAAATATTATCCAG ATGGCACGTACTCCGAGTCTGATACTACTGGTGGTTACGACAATGGCATCATTTGGGCAACATGGCGCAGCCGTTGGTATTCCATGAAGAAAGCATCAATGAAAATCATTCCTTTGAGCCGATATGGAGACAATGATGACCAACAGTTTTCAAAGGATGGAAAGGTCGGAACTCAGGGCCGTGGAGATTTCTAG
- the FGG gene encoding fibrinogen gamma chain isoform X2, producing the protein MTRLYHQGVLFLQSILLFSSTYSSLVPNTDNCCILDDRFGEYCPTTCGVSDFLNTYYTEVDTDLQYFEGLLNQIRNDTTTTTVIVTDMQQVGTKPQAAPQGMKDPTQKSRTMLDEITRYERTITENERIIQELQEILNSNSQKITLLKQKISVLENQCQQPCKDTVEIQEFTGKDCQEVANKGARTSGLYYVKPLKAKQQFLVYCEIQPSGAAWTVLQRRLDGSVDFNKNWIQYKEGFGYLSPTDTTEYWLGNEKIHLLSTQSTTPYVLRIELEDWSGHKSVADYSTFRLGAEKDKYRLTYAYFLGGDAGDAFDGFDFGDDPSDKFYTSHNGMQFSTFDKDNDRFDGNCAEQDGSGWWMNRCHAGHLNGKYYPDGTYSESDTTGGYDNGIIWATWRSRWYSMKKASMKIIPLSRYGDNDDQQFSKDGKGGDI; encoded by the exons ATGACACGATTGTACCACCAGGGTGTGCTATTCCTCCAGTCCATACTCCTCTTCTCCAGCACTTATTCT AGCCTGGTACCAAACACAGATAACTGCTGCATCCTAGATGACCGATTT GGGGAGTACTGTCCAACGACATGCGGAGTCTCAGACTTTCTAAACACATACTACACAGAAGTAGACACCGATCTGCAGTATTTCGAAGGGCTTCTAAATCAAATTAGAAATGACACGACGACAACTACCGTGATAGTGACTGACATGCAGCAAGTAGGGACAAAGCCCCAAGCAGCTCCTCAAG GGATGAAAGATCCTACACAGAAATCCAGAACTATGCTGGATGAGATTACAAGATATGAAAGGACAATTACAGAAAATGAGAGGATCATACA AGAACTACAAGAAATACTCAACTCAAACTCACAGAAGATTACCCTGCTGAAGCAGAAGATATCAGTTCTGGAGAACCAGTGCCAACAACCATGCAAAGATACTGTGGAAATACAGGAGTTCACAGGAAAAG attGTCAAGAAGTTGCAAATAAGGGAGCACGGACCAGCGGTCTCTACTATGTGAAGCCTCTAAAAGCCAAGCAGCAGTTCCTGGTTTATTGTGAAATTCAGCCGTCTGGCGCTGCGTGGACCGTTCTACAAAGG AGGCTTGATGGCAGTGTGGACTTCAATAAGAACTGGATCCAATATAAAGAAGGATTTGGATATTTGTCACCAACTGATACAACAGAGTATTGGCTTGGAAATGAAAAGATTCATCTACTCAGCACCCAAAGTACCACTCCATATGTTCTGAGGATAGAGCTAGAGGACTGGAGCGGCCATAAGAG TGTAGCAGACTATTCCACATTCAGACTGGGTGCTGAAAAGGATAAGTACCGGCTGACATATGCGTATTTCCTTGGTGGTGATGCTGGAGATGCATTTGATGGCTTTGATTTTGGAGATGATCCAAGTGACAAGTTCTACACCTCTCATAATGGCATGCAGTTCAGCACTTTTGACAAAGATAATGACAGATTTGATGGAAACTGTGCTGAGCAAGACGGATCTGGATGGTGGATGAACAGATGTCATGCTGGTCACCTCAATGGCAAATATTATCCAG ATGGCACGTACTCCGAGTCTGATACTACTGGTGGTTACGACAATGGCATCATTTGGGCAACATGGCGCAGCCGTTGGTATTCCATGAAGAAAGCATCAATGAAAATCATTCCTTTGAGCCGATATGGAGACAATGATGACCAACAGTTTTCAAAGGATGGAAAG GGTGGGGACATATAA